The proteins below are encoded in one region of bacterium:
- a CDS encoding RNA polymerase sigma factor gives MNGVDDARLIFDFKQGDEKAFDLLFDKYRTPVYSICFRYARNDADARELTQDVFIKVYHNIRRFNERSKFFTWLYRIAVNTCISFHRKQNRDAQAAAGDPVTDCSLDKKVRMKIAVDDALEKVPQRQRMTFILHHYDGHTFTEVGAIMRITSGAAKAHYHQAVKKLREYLKEWL, from the coding sequence ATGAACGGTGTTGATGATGCACGACTTATTTTTGATTTTAAACAAGGTGATGAAAAAGCATTCGACCTGCTTTTTGATAAATATCGAACCCCGGTATATTCGATCTGTTTCCGCTACGCCCGGAACGACGCGGATGCACGCGAGCTCACCCAGGATGTTTTTATCAAGGTTTACCATAATATCCGGCGATTCAATGAGCGGTCGAAATTCTTCACGTGGCTATATCGCATCGCCGTCAATACGTGCATTTCTTTCCATCGGAAACAGAACCGGGACGCGCAGGCTGCCGCAGGAGATCCCGTCACGGATTGCAGCCTGGATAAAAAAGTACGCATGAAGATCGCCGTCGATGATGCGCTTGAGAAAGTTCCCCAAAGACAGCGTATGACCTTCATATTGCATCATTATGATGGTCATACCTTCACCGAGGTCGGAGCGATCATGCGCATTACATCCGGTGCTGCTAAAGCCCATTACCATCAGGCGGTCAAAAAACTCCGTGAATACCTTAAGGAATGGTTATGA
- a CDS encoding zf-HC2 domain-containing protein, with protein MSRCGFSRFVIDYADGVLDPGKRETFQRHLDACPSCQRECAEHRKVIEIMSLDEVPLPDSNYFEDLKVRVRQTPEKKKPLRWWVFPAALVPAAAAAVFVFVLIGEMGKARDTVEISVDMSGFMHDADVSRLVLSKIVDNDLTAQFEELEDYVTTDIDENIGEMSETERSELVKKLNEKYGKI; from the coding sequence ATGAGTAGGTGCGGTTTCAGCCGGTTCGTCATCGATTATGCTGATGGCGTGCTCGATCCCGGAAAAAGGGAAACGTTCCAGCGCCATCTGGATGCCTGCCCTTCCTGTCAGCGCGAATGCGCTGAACACAGAAAAGTCATTGAGATCATGAGTTTGGATGAAGTGCCATTGCCGGACAGCAATTACTTTGAAGATCTTAAGGTGCGCGTCCGGCAGACGCCGGAAAAGAAAAAACCTTTGCGCTGGTGGGTTTTCCCGGCAGCTCTGGTTCCGGCCGCGGCCGCCGCGGTATTTGTTTTCGTATTGATAGGCGAAATGGGGAAAGCCAGGGATACGGTCGAGATATCGGTCGACATGTCCGGGTTCATGCATGATGCTGATGTCAGCCGGTTGGTTCTGTCAAAGATCGTGGATAATGACCTGACGGCGCAGTTTGAAGAACTGGAAGACTATGTCACGACCGATATCGACGAGAATATCGGCGAGATGAGCGAAACCGAAAGGAGCGAGCTTGTCAAAAAGCTCAATGAAAAATATGGCAAAATATGA
- a CDS encoding OmpH family outer membrane protein, translating to MKRWALIFIPLLMFSKEAKIGFVESSKIFAEYQATAAANSQFNMFVSTYRESAAVLQQNIEKMKSELEAQKLLLSEEARLKKLDEIETSTRTYNQFLQEAFGTDGKIEQKNSELMAPLLKKINDAVTKIALQEGFSIVLDLSQGVFYASSELNITDIVVSELNREFGPATVPGSEIKKAIGIFPLREENTEAMTTELGQKCQTELYNALNAYSQQYKIVSSSTIRAEIARRQLGRNIDDGQALNMALTPLLCDYIVTGQVTKFSTKIDYTLTFIDVSTKQEIDKRVNSITDDIKLQEALANDLRAMMSKLKE from the coding sequence ATGAAAAGATGGGCACTTATTTTCATCCCGCTTTTGATGTTTTCCAAGGAAGCAAAGATCGGCTTTGTGGAATCATCAAAGATATTCGCCGAATACCAGGCAACAGCGGCGGCTAACAGCCAGTTCAACATGTTCGTCAGCACGTACCGGGAGTCGGCGGCGGTCCTGCAACAGAACATTGAAAAAATGAAGTCCGAGCTCGAAGCCCAGAAACTCCTCCTGTCAGAAGAAGCGCGCCTTAAAAAACTGGATGAGATCGAAACGTCGACGCGTACCTATAACCAGTTCCTGCAGGAGGCGTTCGGTACCGACGGCAAGATCGAACAAAAAAACAGCGAATTAATGGCACCGCTGTTGAAAAAGATAAACGATGCGGTCACCAAGATCGCCCTGCAGGAAGGCTTTTCCATTGTTCTCGACCTCTCCCAGGGCGTATTTTACGCATCGAGCGAACTCAACATCACCGACATTGTCGTCAGCGAGCTTAACCGCGAATTCGGACCTGCAACCGTACCCGGCAGCGAGATCAAGAAAGCGATCGGGATATTCCCGCTGCGCGAGGAAAACACGGAAGCCATGACGACGGAACTCGGACAGAAATGCCAAACCGAACTCTACAATGCGCTCAATGCTTATTCACAGCAGTATAAGATCGTGAGCAGCTCGACCATCAGGGCGGAGATCGCCCGCCGCCAGCTCGGGCGGAACATCGATGACGGCCAGGCGCTGAACATGGCGCTCACGCCGTTGCTTTGTGATTATATTGTAACCGGGCAGGTGACGAAGTTCTCGACAAAGATCGATTATACGCTGACGTTCATCGACGTCAGCACCAAGCAGGAGATCGACAAGCGCGTGAACAGCATCACCGATGACATAAAACTCCAGGAAGCCCTTGCCAACGACCTGCGGGCAATGATGTCAAAGCTCAAAGAGTGA